A single genomic interval of Anser cygnoides isolate HZ-2024a breed goose chromosome 7, Taihu_goose_T2T_genome, whole genome shotgun sequence harbors:
- the SHLD2 gene encoding shieldin complex subunit 2 isoform X8 has protein sequence MMYENLWYGEIMLQSTFTSQLLNLGNCSALKPEEFYHIVDGDVLHGLLAYVSSEFPHFGHIPRRQVQRLNSVQYAQLDQLQPNTLVHLILKIINIAILTESVYSYRGGTQRKVILTVEQSRDRHYRMVLWGAGAAWCPQLQRRKGHLWDFKYLLVQRSSVSGDLELHTTPWSYCECLFDDDKRAIEFKEKFQKSRTSVMKMTNLSAHLDEKYSGVIQVKAHILELKFIVLTGQYRQLIFHADTSLECVLASLPMITYSGCAKCGLELQADENMIYKQCFRCLPYNKVKTFYRPALMTVEDSGCEINIHVVSELMEKIFLNIPADWLNRSVVPSSDITYSTIVADLCHSLLADTEASYFLEIKSHFVLDENSYPLQKDFHLLNFHPDL, from the exons CTGCAATCTACATTTACCAGTCAGTTACTGAATCTGGGGAACTGCTCAGCTCTCAAGCCAGAAGAAT TTTATCATATAGTGGATGGTGATGTTCTCCATGGCTTACTGGCATATGTATCATCAGAATTTCCACACTTTGGACACATTCCACGAAGGCAAGTTCAGAGACTGAATAGTGTTCAGTATGCTCAGCTAGACCAGCTTCAGCCAAATACGTTGGTTCACTTGATCTTAAAAATCATCAACATTGCCATATTAACAG AATCCGTGTATAGCTACAGAGGCGGCACCCAGAGAAAAGTTATTCTAACAGTAGAACAGAGCAGAGACCGACACTACAGAATGGTGCtgtggggagcaggagctgcctggtgCCCTCAACTTCAAAGGAGAAAAG GTCATCTATGGGACTTTAAATACCTTCTGGTCCAACGTAGTTCTGTCTCAGGTGACTTAGAGTTGCACACAACTCCATGGTCATACTGTGAGTGTTTGTTTGATGATGACAAAAGGGCCattgaatttaaagaaaagtttcagaaaagcagaaccTCTGTCATGAAAATGACAAATCTATCAGCACATTTGGATGAAAAATACTCAG GAGTGATTCAAGTGAAAGCCCACATCTTAGAGCTGAAGTTCATTGTTTTAACTGGTCAGTACAGGCAACTCATCTTCCATGCTGACACTTCCCTGGAGTGTGTGTTGGCTTCTCTGCCTATGATTACGTATTCAGGCTGTGCTAAATGTGGCTTGGAACTACAGGCAGATGAGAACATGATCTACAAGCAATGTTTTAGATGTTTGCCATACAACAAAGTAAAAACATTCTACAG GCCTGCTTTGATGACAGTAGAAGATAGTGGATGTGAAATTAATATTCACGTGGTGTCTGAGTTGATGGAAAAAATCTTCCTCAATATTCCTGCCGACTGGCTGAACAGATCAGTAG TGCCTTCCTCGGATATAACGTACAGCACAATAGTAGCAGATCTGTGTCATTCACTGCTAGCAGATACAGAAGCATCGTACTTCTTGGAAATTAAGAGCCATTTTGTGCTAGATGAAAACAGCTATCCTTTGCAAAAGGATTTCCATCTGCTAAATTTTCATCCTGATCTTTGA
- the SHLD2 gene encoding shieldin complex subunit 2 isoform X7 has translation MDSKVKKTCNRQTGTRLNLTPVADIMMYENLWYGEIMLQSTFTSQLLNLGNCSALKPEEFYHIVDGDVLHGLLAYVSSEFPHFGHIPRRQVQRLNSVQYAQLDQLQPNTLVHLILKIINIAILTESVYSYRGGTQRKVILTVEQSRDRHYRMVLWGAGAAWCPQLQRRKGHLWDFKYLLVQRSSVSGDLELHTTPWSYCECLFDDDKRAIEFKEKFQKSRTSVMKMTNLSAHLDEKYSGVIQVKAHILELKFIVLTGQYRQLIFHADTSLECVLASLPMITYSGCAKCGLELQADENMIYKQCFRCLPYNKVKTFYRPALMTVEDSGCEINIHVVSELMEKIFLNIPADWLNRSVVPSSDITYSTIVADLCHSLLADTEASYFLEIKSHFVLDENSYPLQKDFHLLNFHPDL, from the exons CTGCAATCTACATTTACCAGTCAGTTACTGAATCTGGGGAACTGCTCAGCTCTCAAGCCAGAAGAAT TTTATCATATAGTGGATGGTGATGTTCTCCATGGCTTACTGGCATATGTATCATCAGAATTTCCACACTTTGGACACATTCCACGAAGGCAAGTTCAGAGACTGAATAGTGTTCAGTATGCTCAGCTAGACCAGCTTCAGCCAAATACGTTGGTTCACTTGATCTTAAAAATCATCAACATTGCCATATTAACAG AATCCGTGTATAGCTACAGAGGCGGCACCCAGAGAAAAGTTATTCTAACAGTAGAACAGAGCAGAGACCGACACTACAGAATGGTGCtgtggggagcaggagctgcctggtgCCCTCAACTTCAAAGGAGAAAAG GTCATCTATGGGACTTTAAATACCTTCTGGTCCAACGTAGTTCTGTCTCAGGTGACTTAGAGTTGCACACAACTCCATGGTCATACTGTGAGTGTTTGTTTGATGATGACAAAAGGGCCattgaatttaaagaaaagtttcagaaaagcagaaccTCTGTCATGAAAATGACAAATCTATCAGCACATTTGGATGAAAAATACTCAG GAGTGATTCAAGTGAAAGCCCACATCTTAGAGCTGAAGTTCATTGTTTTAACTGGTCAGTACAGGCAACTCATCTTCCATGCTGACACTTCCCTGGAGTGTGTGTTGGCTTCTCTGCCTATGATTACGTATTCAGGCTGTGCTAAATGTGGCTTGGAACTACAGGCAGATGAGAACATGATCTACAAGCAATGTTTTAGATGTTTGCCATACAACAAAGTAAAAACATTCTACAG GCCTGCTTTGATGACAGTAGAAGATAGTGGATGTGAAATTAATATTCACGTGGTGTCTGAGTTGATGGAAAAAATCTTCCTCAATATTCCTGCCGACTGGCTGAACAGATCAGTAG TGCCTTCCTCGGATATAACGTACAGCACAATAGTAGCAGATCTGTGTCATTCACTGCTAGCAGATACAGAAGCATCGTACTTCTTGGAAATTAAGAGCCATTTTGTGCTAGATGAAAACAGCTATCCTTTGCAAAAGGATTTCCATCTGCTAAATTTTCATCCTGATCTTTGA